Proteins found in one Pieris napi chromosome 6, ilPieNapi1.2, whole genome shotgun sequence genomic segment:
- the LOC125050060 gene encoding lysosomal alpha-glucosidase-like isoform X3 produces MNTKVDDTQSNYEDTENLNYSYDGIKQLKWYEHVILNRPLQVFVGLVLVAVLVPLILYQFHFIPSGGFQLSVGSCLVPQTSRLPCGPGNVSERECHAQCCYDVKTGFCFHRLPSRFSYIMDVPWSQYLVLYPRVSTIPYNSKASLRNLRLSINERTATHLTIHFYNGKEPLRAGQRLYNKTYSYTVSSPELNIEVKGPQGTIFNTIRGPLIASDGIWEVTFQLTNATMYGLGELPLTSGTTKVIYSHNKDFSSIPLIFAKYNGSYHGLLLDTPAPTEIMVRDENEIIVRSLTGTGLKFHLFVGPTPKDIMNDAMNLIGSNWKLEYWMLGAHICGTSDTDLNNYINTLTAANIPFESHCGHRPIVLGSNRCEDTEVKNLQDVDSGANLIRQARKRFVPHISPFDSTKIQPR; encoded by the exons ATGAATACAAAGGTCGACGATACACAATCAAACTATGAAGATACTGAAAATCTCAATTATTCTTATGACGGTATAAAAC AACTGAAATGGTACGAGCATGTTATACTTAACCGGCCATTGCAGGTCTTCGTTGGTCTTGTGCTAGTAGCTGTATTAGTTCCATTAATACTGTaccaatttcattttataccCAGCGGAGGCTTCCAGCTTTCAGTAGGGTCATGTCTCGTACCACAAACTTCAAGATTACCTTGTGGCCCCGGTAACGTATCGGAAAGAGAATGCCACGCACAATGTTGCTATGACGTCAAAACTGGTTTTTGCTTCCACCGACTACCGTCAAGATTCTCATACATCATGGACGTACCCTGGTCCCAATACCTCGTTTTATACCCACGGGTTTCTACAATACCCTACAACTCTAAAGCCAGCCTTAGGAACCTTAGACTTTCAATAAATGAACGAACAGCGACTCACCTAACTATACACTTCTATAACGGAAAGGAACCCCTGAGAGCTGGACAAAGGTTATACAACAAAACATATTCATACACGGTCTCATCTCCCGAACTTAATATAGAGGTTAAGGGACCTCAAGGAACAATTTTTAACACAATCAGAGGACCCTTGATCGCGTCTGATGGCATTTGGGAAGTGACGTTTCAATTAACAAACGCCACAATGTACGGTTTGGGTGAATTACCGCTAACCTCGGGCACTACAAAGGTAATTTATAGCCACAATAAAGACTTTAGTTCGATCCCACTGATATTTGCAAAGTACAATGGGTCGTATCACGGGCTATTATTGGACACGCCCGCACCGACTGAGATTATGGTGCGAGacgaaaatgaaataatagtCAGAAGTTTGACGGGTACTGGACttaaatttcatttgtttgtGGGTCCGACGCCGAAGGATATTATGAACGATGCCATGAATTTAATCGGGTCTAATTGGAAACTTGAATATTGGATGTTGGGCGCTCACATTTG TGGAACATCAGACACAGATCTTAACAATTATATCAATACACTGACAGCAGCAAATATACCATTTGAAAGTCACTGTGGGCACAGACCAATTGTACTGGGAAGCAATCGTTGTGAAGATACGGAGGTGAAAAACTTACAAGATGTTGATAGCGGTGCTAATTTGATACGACAGGCTAGGAAGAGATTTGTGCCACATATTTCCCC attcGATTCAACGAAGATACAACCACGTTAA
- the LOC125050060 gene encoding maltase-glucoamylase-like isoform X1, with the protein MNTKVDDTQSNYEDTENLNYSYDGIKQLKWYEHVILNRPLQVFVGLVLVAVLVPLILYQFHFIPSGGFQLSVGSCLVPQTSRLPCGPGNVSERECHAQCCYDVKTGFCFHRLPSRFSYIMDVPWSQYLVLYPRVSTIPYNSKASLRNLRLSINERTATHLTIHFYNGKEPLRAGQRLYNKTYSYTVSSPELNIEVKGPQGTIFNTIRGPLIASDGIWEVTFQLTNATMYGLGELPLTSGTTKVIYSHNKDFSSIPLIFAKYNGSYHGLLLDTPAPTEIMVRDENEIIVRSLTGTGLKFHLFVGPTPKDIMNDAMNLIGSNWKLEYWMLGAHICGTSDTDLNNYINTLTAANIPFESHCGHRPIVLGSNRCEDTEVKNLQDVDSGANLIRQARKRFVPHISPYIRFNEDTTTLKTPACTILPEFDLFMYHDPHTFEIYKGEVGEVKVMYPAYDVASIHFLKRLWPFTNKFDGLIIENNWPLDQSNKSAQDPSPYLDYYNENFKAALTNTPTWNMTLIDKTKYFFKHNTYGEESVKAIMNMTGHGIVPAVSNHWMNGNVMIHRQNIDALWLNLHRELIQAALGGISGHWLWSSPICGDNKFFPENQTDLCAKWYMASTYFPLVRIDANTPARDPTAFNGNYRNYMVTALNRRLAFIPYFYTVLQQGPLLRPMFYQYPQADYFEKTNSQFSVGDDLLIVPNLHVMQSYVHVTMPPGTWYEIWGGERVNVTEGKIATMPTLESDFLTLIRGGSIIALQNEIHGTAESTRKNSLFSIVIALQCLNATSCSASGEVYFLPELTLKFRATHEKLYVTAEGDDFSTMCNFPNNDIMEDAGDIKIFGLEPQFNNYDTYRHFEEYVMFCDLEVQDVIEVNLI; encoded by the exons ATGAATACAAAGGTCGACGATACACAATCAAACTATGAAGATACTGAAAATCTCAATTATTCTTATGACGGTATAAAAC AACTGAAATGGTACGAGCATGTTATACTTAACCGGCCATTGCAGGTCTTCGTTGGTCTTGTGCTAGTAGCTGTATTAGTTCCATTAATACTGTaccaatttcattttataccCAGCGGAGGCTTCCAGCTTTCAGTAGGGTCATGTCTCGTACCACAAACTTCAAGATTACCTTGTGGCCCCGGTAACGTATCGGAAAGAGAATGCCACGCACAATGTTGCTATGACGTCAAAACTGGTTTTTGCTTCCACCGACTACCGTCAAGATTCTCATACATCATGGACGTACCCTGGTCCCAATACCTCGTTTTATACCCACGGGTTTCTACAATACCCTACAACTCTAAAGCCAGCCTTAGGAACCTTAGACTTTCAATAAATGAACGAACAGCGACTCACCTAACTATACACTTCTATAACGGAAAGGAACCCCTGAGAGCTGGACAAAGGTTATACAACAAAACATATTCATACACGGTCTCATCTCCCGAACTTAATATAGAGGTTAAGGGACCTCAAGGAACAATTTTTAACACAATCAGAGGACCCTTGATCGCGTCTGATGGCATTTGGGAAGTGACGTTTCAATTAACAAACGCCACAATGTACGGTTTGGGTGAATTACCGCTAACCTCGGGCACTACAAAGGTAATTTATAGCCACAATAAAGACTTTAGTTCGATCCCACTGATATTTGCAAAGTACAATGGGTCGTATCACGGGCTATTATTGGACACGCCCGCACCGACTGAGATTATGGTGCGAGacgaaaatgaaataatagtCAGAAGTTTGACGGGTACTGGACttaaatttcatttgtttgtGGGTCCGACGCCGAAGGATATTATGAACGATGCCATGAATTTAATCGGGTCTAATTGGAAACTTGAATATTGGATGTTGGGCGCTCACATTTG TGGAACATCAGACACAGATCTTAACAATTATATCAATACACTGACAGCAGCAAATATACCATTTGAAAGTCACTGTGGGCACAGACCAATTGTACTGGGAAGCAATCGTTGTGAAGATACGGAGGTGAAAAACTTACAAGATGTTGATAGCGGTGCTAATTTGATACGACAGGCTAGGAAGAGATTTGTGCCACATATTTCCCCGTAT attcGATTCAACGAAGATACAACCACGTTAAAGACACCCGCTTGCACAATTTTACCGGAATTCGACTTATTCATGTACCACGATCCCCACACATTCGAAATATACAAAGGCGAAGTTGGTGAAGTAAAAGTAATGTATCCGGCCTACGACGTAGCTTCCATCCATTTTCTTAAGAGATTATGGCCCTTCACGAATAAATTCGACGGATtgataatagaaaataattggCCCCTGGATCAATCAAATAAATCGGCCCAAGACCCGTCGCCGTATTTAGATTATTACAATGag AATTTTAAAGCGGCTCTCACTAATACGCCTACATGGAATATGACTTTAATAGACaaaacgaaatattttttcaagcaCAATACATATGGAGAAGAGTCTGTCAAAGCAATTATGAATATGACTGGACATGGCATTGTTCCCGCTGTTAGTAATCATTGGATGAACGGAAATGTGATGATACATAGACAGAACATTGACGCATTGTGGTTAAATCTCCATAGAGAACTAATTCAAGCAGCCCTAGGAGGTATATCAGGTCATTGGCTATGGTCATCCCCAATTTGTGGAGATAACAAATTTTTCCCCGAAAACCAGACCGATCTTTGTGCCAAATGGTACATGGCTTCTACATACTTTCCACTAGTTAGAATAGATGCAAACACGCCAGCTCGCGATCCTACAGCCTTCAATGGAaactatagaaattatatggtaACAGCGTTGAATAGACGACTCGCATTTATACCATACTTCTATACTGTCCTACAACAAGGCCCACTACTACGACCAATGTTTTACCAATACCCACAAGCTGACTATTTTGAGAAAACCAATTCACAATTCTCTGTAGGAGATGACTTATTAATCGTTCCGAATCTTCATGTGATGCAAAGTTACGTACATGTAACCATGCCTCCGGGAACTTGGTATGAGATATGGGGAGGAGAAAGAGTAAATGTAACAGAAGGAAAAATTGCGACAATGCCAACCTTGGAGTCGGATTTCTTGACTCTCATACGCGGAGGATCTATTATAGCTCTGCAAAAT GAAATACACGGAACGGCTGAAAGCACGAGAAAGAATTCCTTATTTTCTATTGTCATTGCGCTACAATGTCTCAATGCGACCAGCTGCTCAGCCTCAGGAGAGGTATACTTTTTGCCGGAGCTCACTCTTAAATTTCGTGCTACTCATGAGAAGTTGTACGTGACCGCGGAAGGTGATGATTTTTCAACCATGTGTAATTTCCCAAATAACGATATTATGGAAGACGCCggtgatattaaaattttcggCTTGGAGccacaatttaataattatgacaCATATAGGCACTTCGAAGAATACGTTATGTTTTGTGACTTGGAGGTACAGGATGTCATAGAAgtgaatttgatttaa
- the LOC125050060 gene encoding glucoamylase 1-like isoform X2, producing the protein MYHDPHTFEIYKGEVGEVKVMYPAYDVASIHFLKRLWPFTNKFDGLIIENNWPLDQSNKSAQDPSPYLDYYNENFKAALTNTPTWNMTLIDKTKYFFKHNTYGEESVKAIMNMTGHGIVPAVSNHWMNGNVMIHRQNIDALWLNLHRELIQAALGGISGHWLWSSPICGDNKFFPENQTDLCAKWYMASTYFPLVRIDANTPARDPTAFNGNYRNYMVTALNRRLAFIPYFYTVLQQGPLLRPMFYQYPQADYFEKTNSQFSVGDDLLIVPNLHVMQSYVHVTMPPGTWYEIWGGERVNVTEGKIATMPTLESDFLTLIRGGSIIALQNEIHGTAESTRKNSLFSIVIALQCLNATSCSASGEVYFLPELTLKFRATHEKLYVTAEGDDFSTMCNFPNNDIMEDAGDIKIFGLEPQFNNYDTYRHFEEYVMFCDLEVQDVIEVNLI; encoded by the exons ATGTACCACGATCCCCACACATTCGAAATATACAAAGGCGAAGTTGGTGAAGTAAAAGTAATGTATCCGGCCTACGACGTAGCTTCCATCCATTTTCTTAAGAGATTATGGCCCTTCACGAATAAATTCGACGGATtgataatagaaaataattggCCCCTGGATCAATCAAATAAATCGGCCCAAGACCCGTCGCCGTATTTAGATTATTACAATGag AATTTTAAAGCGGCTCTCACTAATACGCCTACATGGAATATGACTTTAATAGACaaaacgaaatattttttcaagcaCAATACATATGGAGAAGAGTCTGTCAAAGCAATTATGAATATGACTGGACATGGCATTGTTCCCGCTGTTAGTAATCATTGGATGAACGGAAATGTGATGATACATAGACAGAACATTGACGCATTGTGGTTAAATCTCCATAGAGAACTAATTCAAGCAGCCCTAGGAGGTATATCAGGTCATTGGCTATGGTCATCCCCAATTTGTGGAGATAACAAATTTTTCCCCGAAAACCAGACCGATCTTTGTGCCAAATGGTACATGGCTTCTACATACTTTCCACTAGTTAGAATAGATGCAAACACGCCAGCTCGCGATCCTACAGCCTTCAATGGAaactatagaaattatatggtaACAGCGTTGAATAGACGACTCGCATTTATACCATACTTCTATACTGTCCTACAACAAGGCCCACTACTACGACCAATGTTTTACCAATACCCACAAGCTGACTATTTTGAGAAAACCAATTCACAATTCTCTGTAGGAGATGACTTATTAATCGTTCCGAATCTTCATGTGATGCAAAGTTACGTACATGTAACCATGCCTCCGGGAACTTGGTATGAGATATGGGGAGGAGAAAGAGTAAATGTAACAGAAGGAAAAATTGCGACAATGCCAACCTTGGAGTCGGATTTCTTGACTCTCATACGCGGAGGATCTATTATAGCTCTGCAAAAT GAAATACACGGAACGGCTGAAAGCACGAGAAAGAATTCCTTATTTTCTATTGTCATTGCGCTACAATGTCTCAATGCGACCAGCTGCTCAGCCTCAGGAGAGGTATACTTTTTGCCGGAGCTCACTCTTAAATTTCGTGCTACTCATGAGAAGTTGTACGTGACCGCGGAAGGTGATGATTTTTCAACCATGTGTAATTTCCCAAATAACGATATTATGGAAGACGCCggtgatattaaaattttcggCTTGGAGccacaatttaataattatgacaCATATAGGCACTTCGAAGAATACGTTATGTTTTGTGACTTGGAGGTACAGGATGTCATAGAAgtgaatttgatttaa